A genomic stretch from Acidobacteriota bacterium includes:
- the trpC gene encoding indole-3-glycerol phosphate synthase TrpC, giving the protein MPTFGSRRSGNLLDAIVAAARRTVETRRASESAIALAGRAARLEPRGAMFRERLCRVTEVNVIAECKRRSPARGILRSEYHPGDLARSYEQGGAAAISVLTEPTFFDGSLAHLEEVRAAVALPILRKDFIVDQYQLLEARAAGADAVLLIVAACSLSELAALIDVAQKMGLATLVEAHSGEQIQQGIDAGATIIGVNSRDLRTLDVDLCACDALVGQIPPGCVAVAESGIRSLADVGHLRAVGYQAMLIGEWLMSAADPCKRLQEVAAIGGAVMRGREDGAAGATRRERR; this is encoded by the coding sequence GTGCCGACGTTCGGCTCGAGGCGCTCGGGGAATCTGCTGGATGCCATCGTTGCCGCGGCGCGGCGCACGGTCGAGACGCGGCGCGCGAGCGAATCGGCGATCGCACTGGCCGGGCGGGCGGCACGGCTCGAGCCCAGGGGCGCGATGTTTCGAGAGCGCCTGTGTCGGGTGACCGAAGTCAATGTGATCGCCGAGTGCAAGCGCCGATCGCCGGCACGAGGTATCCTGCGGAGTGAGTACCACCCCGGCGACCTCGCGAGGTCGTACGAGCAGGGCGGCGCGGCGGCGATTTCCGTGCTGACCGAGCCCACGTTCTTCGATGGGTCACTTGCGCATCTGGAAGAGGTCAGGGCCGCGGTTGCCTTGCCGATCCTCCGGAAGGACTTCATCGTTGATCAGTACCAGTTGCTGGAGGCGAGGGCAGCGGGCGCGGACGCGGTCCTTCTGATAGTCGCGGCCTGCTCGCTCTCGGAACTGGCCGCGTTGATCGACGTCGCCCAGAAGATGGGCCTGGCGACGCTGGTCGAGGCCCACTCGGGAGAGCAGATTCAGCAGGGCATCGACGCGGGCGCCACGATCATCGGCGTCAACAGCCGGGACCTGAGAACACTGGACGTGGATCTTTGCGCCTGCGACGCGCTCGTCGGCCAGATTCCGCCCGGGTGTGTCGCCGTTGCGGAAAGCGGCATCCGATCGCTCGCGGACGTCGGGCATCTGCGCGCGGTTGGCTATCAGGCCATGCTGATCGGAGAGTGGCTCATGTCGGCAGCCGATCCGTGCAAGAGACTTCAGGAGGTTGCCGCAATCGGCGGCGCGGTCATGCGCGGCCGCGAAGATGGCGCAGCGGGCGCGACCCGGAGGGAGAGACGGTGA